The Streptomyces nitrosporeus genome includes a window with the following:
- a CDS encoding DNA-binding protein, whose translation MARRRLSHEGTLVLDSEGLSKLLADDEQVVALIAEARSRGMEVVISALAIIEAVHARTNKSRLNWVLSGLRVVPVGDEEARAASELLMNAGLHGHKYAIDAAVAEAALRQHRPVVMLTSDIDDMAKLCGERVRLVAV comes from the coding sequence GTGGCCCGCCGCAGGCTGAGTCACGAGGGGACGCTGGTCCTCGACAGCGAGGGACTCTCGAAGCTGCTCGCTGACGACGAGCAGGTGGTGGCTTTGATCGCTGAGGCGCGTTCGCGTGGCATGGAGGTTGTGATCAGTGCGCTCGCCATCATCGAGGCCGTCCACGCCCGTACGAACAAGTCACGCCTGAACTGGGTGCTTTCCGGGCTGCGGGTCGTCCCGGTCGGTGACGAGGAGGCGAGGGCTGCCTCGGAGTTGCTGATGAATGCCGGGTTGCACGGACACAAGTACGCGATCGATGCGGCCGTCGCCGAGGCCGCGCTGCGACAGCACCGCCCCGTGGTCATGCTGACTTCCGATATTGACGACATGGCCAAGCTGTGCGGCGAGCGGGTCCGGCTCGTGGCGGTGTGA
- the ychF gene encoding redox-regulated ATPase YchF, whose translation MSLTIGIVGLPNVGKSTLFNALTKNDVLAANYPFATIEPNVGVVGVPDPRLDKLAEIFGSQRILPATVDFVDIAGIVRGASEGEGLGNKFLANIRESDAICQVIRAFKDENVVHVDGKVSPKDDIETINTELILADLQSVEKAVPRLTKESRLQKDKVAVLAAVEEAQKILEAGDTLFSRGITAGTEKGRLLHELHLLTTKPFLYVFNVDEDELVDEDFKNEQRALVAPAEAIFLNAKIESELIELDDDEALELLQSMGQEEPGLATLGRVGFATLGLQTYLTAGPKEARAWTIKKGATAPEAAGVIHTDFQKGFIKAEIVSFEDLVETGSVAEARAKGKARMEGKDYVMQDGDVVEFRFNV comes from the coding sequence GTGTCGCTCACGATCGGAATCGTCGGTCTGCCGAATGTCGGCAAGTCGACCCTGTTCAACGCCCTGACCAAGAACGACGTGCTGGCGGCCAACTACCCGTTCGCCACGATCGAGCCCAACGTCGGCGTCGTCGGGGTCCCGGACCCGCGCCTGGACAAGCTGGCCGAGATCTTCGGCTCGCAGCGGATCCTCCCCGCCACGGTCGACTTCGTCGACATCGCGGGCATCGTGCGCGGCGCCAGCGAGGGCGAGGGACTGGGCAACAAGTTCCTCGCGAACATCCGTGAGTCCGACGCGATCTGCCAGGTCATCCGCGCCTTCAAGGACGAGAACGTCGTGCACGTCGACGGCAAGGTCTCGCCCAAGGACGACATCGAGACGATCAACACCGAGCTGATCCTGGCCGACCTCCAGTCCGTGGAGAAGGCCGTCCCGCGCCTGACGAAGGAATCCCGCCTCCAGAAGGACAAGGTCGCGGTCCTCGCCGCGGTCGAGGAGGCCCAGAAGATCCTCGAAGCGGGTGACACCCTCTTCTCCCGCGGCATCACCGCCGGCACCGAGAAGGGCCGCCTCCTCCACGAGCTGCACCTGCTCACCACCAAGCCCTTCCTGTACGTCTTCAACGTCGACGAGGACGAGCTGGTCGACGAGGACTTCAAGAACGAGCAGCGCGCCCTGGTCGCCCCGGCCGAGGCCATCTTCCTCAACGCCAAGATCGAGTCCGAGCTGATCGAACTCGACGACGACGAGGCCCTCGAACTCCTCCAGTCCATGGGCCAGGAGGAGCCCGGCCTCGCCACTCTGGGCCGCGTCGGCTTCGCCACCCTGGGCCTCCAGACCTACCTCACGGCAGGCCCGAAGGAAGCCCGCGCCTGGACGATCAAGAAGGGCGCCACGGCCCCGGAGGCGGCCGGTGTGATCCACACCGACTTCCAGAAGGGCTTCATCAAGGCGGAGATCGTCTCCTTCGAGGACCTGGTCGAGACGGGCTCCGTCGCCGAGGCCCGCGCCAAGGGCAAGGCCCGCATGGAGGGCAAGGACTACGTGATGCAGGACGGCGACGTGGTGGAGTTCCGCTTCAATGTGTGA
- a CDS encoding DUF6542 domain-containing protein has protein sequence MEQHRTRTPQRRQAPAPEQVPVAPRGGVAGAAAAPVAVADAPVAAKPGGRAAGQGARPGRVAPFVLALRRFPDPRLTGIGAGLFAVAAMFLLGCLDQLLLDGSEPAYGLLFLPVSALTALWVRPADLVTAPISVPIAFAVGVVPIAGGTGGFGGQAMAVVTALAVQAGWLYGGTLVAGLIATVRKVRRMRERQRHLARAAAAQGARRPRS, from the coding sequence GTGGAGCAGCACAGGACACGTACCCCGCAGCGCAGGCAGGCCCCGGCCCCCGAGCAGGTGCCGGTGGCGCCGCGCGGCGGTGTCGCCGGGGCCGCCGCCGCGCCCGTGGCGGTGGCGGACGCTCCTGTGGCGGCGAAGCCGGGCGGCCGGGCCGCCGGGCAGGGGGCGCGTCCCGGCAGGGTCGCGCCGTTCGTCCTCGCGCTGCGCAGGTTCCCCGATCCCCGGCTGACCGGTATCGGCGCGGGGCTCTTCGCCGTCGCCGCCATGTTCCTGCTGGGCTGCCTGGACCAGCTGCTCCTGGACGGCTCCGAACCGGCGTACGGGCTGCTGTTCCTGCCCGTGAGCGCGCTGACCGCGCTCTGGGTCCGCCCCGCCGACCTGGTCACCGCGCCGATCAGCGTGCCGATCGCGTTCGCCGTCGGGGTGGTCCCCATCGCCGGGGGCACCGGTGGTTTCGGCGGGCAGGCGATGGCGGTCGTCACCGCGCTGGCCGTCCAGGCGGGCTGGCTGTACGGGGGCACGCTCGTCGCCGGGCTGATCGCCACCGTACGGAAGGTCCGGCGGATGCGGGAGCGGCAGCGGCACCTCGCGAGGGCCGCCGCCGCTCAAGGGGCGCGCCGCCCCCGTTCCTGA
- the ppgK gene encoding polyphosphate--glucose phosphotransferase: MEIFGVDIGGSGIKGAPVDLDRGELTQERHKVLTPHPATPARVADGVAEVVGHFGWRGPIGITFPGVVTDGVTRTAANVDKAWIDTDARALLGKRIGQDVTILNDADAAGVAEMTFGAGRGRKGTVIVLTLGTGIGSAVFTDGHLVPNTELGHLELHGHDAEKKASTKAKEDEDLSWQHWARRVQKYLVHVEMLFSPELFVIGGGVSRKAEKFLPLIEHVRAEIVPAQLQNNAGIVGAAMAAAGR, encoded by the coding sequence ATGGAGATCTTCGGTGTGGACATCGGCGGGTCAGGGATCAAGGGCGCTCCCGTGGACCTGGACCGTGGAGAGCTGACGCAGGAACGCCACAAGGTGCTGACCCCGCACCCGGCCACCCCGGCACGCGTCGCCGACGGGGTGGCCGAGGTCGTCGGGCACTTCGGCTGGCGGGGACCGATCGGTATCACTTTCCCCGGAGTGGTCACCGACGGCGTCACCCGCACCGCCGCCAACGTCGACAAGGCGTGGATCGACACCGACGCCCGCGCCCTGCTCGGCAAGCGGATCGGGCAGGACGTCACGATCCTCAACGACGCCGACGCGGCCGGCGTCGCCGAGATGACCTTCGGCGCGGGACGCGGCCGCAAGGGCACGGTGATCGTGCTGACCCTCGGTACGGGCATCGGCAGCGCCGTCTTCACCGACGGGCACCTCGTCCCCAACACCGAGCTCGGCCATCTGGAGCTCCACGGCCACGACGCGGAGAAGAAGGCGTCCACGAAGGCCAAGGAGGACGAGGACCTCAGCTGGCAGCACTGGGCCCGCCGGGTGCAGAAGTACCTGGTCCACGTCGAGATGCTGTTCTCGCCCGAGCTCTTCGTCATCGGCGGGGGAGTCAGCCGCAAGGCCGAGAAGTTCCTGCCGCTCATCGAACACGTACGCGCCGAAATCGTCCCGGCGCAGCTCCAGAACAACGCCGGTATCGTCGGCGCGGCGATGGCGGCCGCCGGGAGGTGA
- a CDS encoding 4-hydroxy-3-methylbut-2-enyl diphosphate reductase encodes MTATPARRVLLAAPRGYCAGVDRAVIAVEKALEQYGAPIYVRHEIVHNKYVVQTLEKKGAIFVEQTAEVPEGSIVMFSAHGVAPTVHAEAAERKLATIDATCPLVTKVHKEAVRYAKDDYDILLIGHDGHEEVIGTSGEAPDHITLVDGPGDVANVEVRDESKVVWLSQTTLSVDETMETVDALKQKFPNLLSPPSDDICYATQNRQVAVKKLAEDAELVIVVGSKNSSNSIRMVEVALDAGVPAAHLVDFADEIDEAWLEGVTTVGLTSGASVPDVLVDGVLEWLAARGYADVETVRTADESITFSLPKELRRDLRAEAAELSGN; translated from the coding sequence ATGACTGCAACTCCTGCCCGCCGTGTCCTGCTCGCCGCGCCCCGTGGCTACTGCGCGGGCGTGGACCGTGCCGTGATCGCCGTGGAGAAGGCGCTGGAGCAGTACGGCGCCCCGATCTACGTCCGCCACGAGATCGTGCACAACAAGTACGTCGTGCAGACCCTGGAGAAGAAGGGTGCGATCTTCGTCGAGCAGACGGCCGAGGTGCCCGAGGGATCCATCGTGATGTTCTCCGCGCACGGCGTCGCGCCGACCGTCCACGCGGAGGCCGCCGAGCGCAAACTGGCCACGATCGACGCGACCTGCCCCCTGGTCACCAAGGTCCACAAGGAAGCCGTCCGCTACGCCAAGGACGACTACGACATCCTCCTGATCGGCCACGACGGCCACGAGGAGGTCATCGGCACCAGCGGTGAGGCCCCCGACCACATCACCCTGGTCGACGGTCCCGGGGACGTGGCGAACGTCGAGGTCCGCGACGAGTCGAAGGTCGTCTGGCTCTCCCAGACCACCCTCTCCGTCGACGAGACGATGGAGACGGTCGACGCGCTCAAGCAGAAGTTCCCGAACCTGCTCTCACCGCCCAGCGACGACATCTGCTACGCCACACAGAACCGCCAGGTCGCGGTGAAGAAGCTCGCCGAGGACGCCGAACTCGTCATCGTCGTGGGCTCCAAGAACTCCTCGAACTCGATCCGTATGGTCGAGGTCGCGCTGGACGCCGGCGTTCCCGCCGCGCACCTGGTGGACTTCGCCGACGAGATCGACGAGGCATGGCTGGAGGGCGTCACCACCGTCGGCCTCACCTCCGGCGCCTCGGTCCCGGACGTACTGGTCGACGGAGTGCTGGAATGGCTGGCCGCACGCGGGTACGCGGACGTCGAGACGGTGCGGACGGCGGACGAGTCGATCACCTTCTCGCTGCCCAAGGAGCTCCGCCGCGACCTGCGCGCCGAAGCCGCGGAACTCTCCGGGAACTGA